The proteins below are encoded in one region of Rhodothermia bacterium:
- the murG gene encoding undecaprenyldiphospho-muramoylpentapeptide beta-N-acetylglucosaminyltransferase → MSRPMRILLAGGGTGGHVYPAIAIADALKDLVPDAVIAFAGTKDRIEWEAVPKAGYDIHPITVSGLQRSLSLESLKRNIKFPFKLAAGLIQSWRLVKGFDPDVVVGTGGYVSGPVLRMATLQGKPIVLQEQNAYAGVTNKLLGQKAKRIHVAFEEAKNYFPADKCVLSGNPTRKILQNPDRVTARKHWDLPENATVLLMFGGSLGSPVLNKAMQRAYDALLNDENLYLIWQTGKQWYERLLAEVPTHPRLRLLKYLDRMELAYAASDLVVCRAGAISCSELMVTGSPALLIPSPHVAEDHQTKNARAMEKAGAAQVLSEADLQTEYGFLATIQRLLETPADRNQMRLATLQLAKPNAARDIAKDIINLIP, encoded by the coding sequence ATGAGCAGACCCATGAGAATTTTATTGGCGGGTGGTGGAACGGGCGGCCATGTCTATCCCGCAATCGCCATCGCAGATGCCCTCAAGGACTTAGTACCAGATGCCGTGATTGCCTTTGCTGGAACTAAAGACCGAATAGAGTGGGAAGCCGTCCCCAAAGCCGGATACGACATCCACCCCATTACCGTCTCTGGACTTCAGCGGTCTTTGAGTTTAGAAAGCCTGAAGCGGAACATAAAATTCCCGTTTAAACTTGCGGCGGGCTTGATTCAAAGTTGGCGACTCGTAAAAGGCTTTGATCCCGATGTGGTGGTCGGGACAGGAGGATATGTCTCTGGACCGGTCCTCCGTATGGCCACTTTACAAGGCAAGCCCATTGTACTCCAAGAGCAAAATGCGTATGCGGGCGTTACCAATAAACTACTGGGGCAAAAGGCAAAACGCATCCATGTAGCTTTTGAGGAAGCAAAAAACTATTTCCCCGCCGATAAATGTGTGCTCAGCGGAAACCCGACCAGAAAAATACTTCAAAATCCAGATCGTGTCACCGCCCGAAAACATTGGGATTTGCCCGAAAATGCAACCGTCCTACTCATGTTCGGCGGTTCACTTGGCAGTCCGGTTTTGAATAAAGCCATGCAAAGGGCCTACGATGCCTTGTTGAACGATGAAAACCTTTACCTCATCTGGCAAACGGGAAAACAATGGTATGAACGGCTGCTGGCCGAGGTGCCCACACACCCAAGACTCCGATTGCTAAAATACTTAGACCGTATGGAACTTGCCTATGCTGCCTCGGATTTGGTCGTCTGTCGAGCTGGTGCAATTTCTTGTAGCGAACTGATGGTGACCGGAAGTCCGGCACTATTGATCCCCTCGCCACATGTGGCCGAGGATCACCAGACCAAAAATGCCCGCGCCATGGAAAAAGCTGGAGCAGCTCAGGTGTTGTCCGAAGCCGACCTTCAAACCGAATATGGCTTTTTAGCCACCATACAACGTTTGCTCGAAACACCGGCGGATCGCAACCAAATGCGCTTGGCAACCCTCCAATTGGCCAAGCCCAATGCCGCACGAGACATCGCAAAAGACATTATAAACCTCATTCCTTGA
- a CDS encoding FtsW/RodA/SpoVE family cell cycle protein → MNWPTVTWHPTRLDRAILGAVLALSLVGIVAVYSATAYLAASSETTTEGLLFEHVIRLALALGAMVVFSQLDYHVVARLSKLGIITSVILLVWVLVQGNWQGGAKRAIFGFRPSDIARFALIVHVAVLLTRKQLYIHHFVRGFMPVMLWGVVITILIGAQNVSTALVLLLTILVMGFVGRMKLVHLGGLLGLGLSLALVMLLLFPARAERVESYLGIHLFTHTDERSVFDERGELFQILQAQIAVANGGLTGKGTGKSTQKDWIPSAYSDFIFVIVAEEYGMLGALFILTMLGIILYRGFMHIARNAPDPLGFFLAMGITLSIGLYGLVHVCVNIGLMPVTGLPFPFVSWGGTSLIITGMMLGVLLNIAGQRFAPGKRAPKTKST, encoded by the coding sequence ATGAATTGGCCCACGGTTACATGGCATCCAACCAGATTGGATAGGGCCATTTTGGGGGCTGTGCTGGCACTCAGTTTGGTCGGAATTGTAGCCGTATATAGTGCAACCGCTTATTTGGCAGCCTCCAGCGAAACCACAACTGAAGGCTTGTTATTCGAGCATGTTATCCGGTTGGCATTGGCTTTAGGGGCAATGGTGGTCTTCAGTCAGTTAGACTACCACGTAGTAGCACGCCTTAGCAAGCTGGGCATTATCACTTCGGTGATTTTATTGGTCTGGGTTTTGGTGCAAGGAAATTGGCAAGGTGGCGCAAAGAGGGCAATCTTCGGATTTCGTCCTTCCGACATCGCCCGTTTTGCCTTAATTGTCCATGTGGCGGTACTCCTGACCCGTAAACAGTTGTACATCCATCACTTTGTAAGAGGATTTATGCCCGTCATGCTCTGGGGCGTTGTCATTACCATTCTGATTGGTGCGCAAAACGTTTCTACGGCATTGGTTCTTTTGTTGACCATTCTCGTCATGGGATTTGTAGGTAGAATGAAATTGGTTCATTTGGGTGGATTATTGGGGCTTGGACTAAGCCTCGCGCTGGTTATGTTACTCCTATTCCCAGCACGTGCCGAAAGGGTGGAGAGCTATCTGGGCATACACTTATTTACCCATACAGACGAACGGTCGGTCTTTGACGAAAGGGGCGAACTTTTTCAAATTTTGCAGGCGCAAATTGCCGTTGCAAATGGTGGACTTACAGGAAAAGGCACGGGCAAAAGCACCCAAAAAGACTGGATTCCATCGGCATATAGTGACTTTATTTTTGTCATTGTCGCCGAGGAATACGGCATGTTGGGCGCATTGTTTATTCTCACCATGCTGGGCATCATTCTATATCGTGGATTTATGCACATTGCCCGAAACGCTCCCGACCCCTTGGGCTTTTTCTTGGCCATGGGGATCACCCTCTCTATCGGGCTTTATGGCTTGGTACATGTTTGTGTAAATATTGGATTAATGCCTGTTACAGGCTTACCCTTCCCCTTTGTTTCTTGGGGTGGGACCTCGCTTATCATTACCGGTATGATGCTTGGGGTACTGTTAAACATCGCCGGACAACGATTTGCGCCCGGTAAACGTGCGCCGAAAACCAAATCCACATGA